The Meles meles chromosome 15, mMelMel3.1 paternal haplotype, whole genome shotgun sequence genome contains the following window.
actaattttttgaACAATACTGTTTCTAGTTAGAACTTAAATCGAGAACATTCGCACTAGCATACATTTCTGTGGCATTTACCAGTTATGAAATGTAAATTATTCCTTATCTGCTATATGTTAATACATCAAGGGAAGATTACCTTTTCCTTCCATCATGAAAAATGATTGTTGTAATTTCATCAAATGGCTTTAAACTGATAACAGTATTTCTGCAACCTACTTAACAGATAATATTAAAATCACATTATCCACAAAGCATGAACTAACCTTCAAGATTTAAAAACCGTTGAGTATTTAATAGCCTAATGTAggtattgtttaaaaatatattctcgaggggtgcctgggtggctctgtgggttacaagcctctgccttcagctcaggtcatgatcccagggtcctgggatagagccctgcattgggctctctgctcagcggggagcctgcttcctccttgctctctctgcctgcctctctgcctacttgtgatctcttgtcaaataaacaaataaaatcttaaaaaaaaaatatatatatatatatatagaatagatTGATTATCAAGGTGATTTTCCTATCCTATTTAAATagaagagaggggtgcctgggtggctagtcagttaagatcctgactcttgattttggctcaggtcatgacctcagggttgtagGGGCTCAGcaccaggcatggagcctgcttcttgagtttctctccctctccttctgcccttcatcctgctccctcttaaaaaaaataaattgaatagaaGGGAATGAacctttactttttttgtttttgtttttaaagattttatttatttgagagagaaagagcatgagaggggagaaggtcagagggagaagcagactccccatagaactgggagcctgatgtgggtcttgatcctgggactccaggatcatgacctgagccaaaggcagtcacttaaccaactgagccacccaggcacccctatcctttatttttaacattttctgtcTTTACTACCTTcctctagtttaaaaaaaaaataaccccaagCTGGGAAACATGCAAGTTTGTTTTTTGAAGAGCAATGAAATGTTAGCTGGAAATAAGAGTCTGAATCATcttcatttgaatatatattttatttaggatgCGGCACTAACAGCATGATGATAAACTGTCACAAATTTATACCAAGAAGCACACAATATTTCAAATGTGGTGTTTTTCATAAGTAATTTAAGTTTAGCATTATTGTTATTTGGTACTAGAATCAAAGACGACATTTAGATTCTTCAGCTTTAGAGCCTTTAGTAACATCAAAATGATTGTCTAgtcaggcagaagaaagaaattcaaaagcagtttctttttcttctgccagttccTTTGCAGTTAGGTCCATCTTCTCACGTGAGAAATCATTAATAGTGAGACCTTCAACAATCTTCCAGGTCTTATTCTGTtggaaaataattgcaaataaaaGATTTACAATTAAACTAGAACTGATCTTCCAGCAAGCAACAACTCAGACTGACCTTAAAGCTATAGGAGTATctgtttttaaagactgattcTAAAGAAATCAAAATCCAGATCTTAACAGGTAATTCTGATAAAAGTTCAACACTTAAATTTAAAACTCActgaatctagaaaaaaaatctttaaaagaggatTTTAtcagcaaacattaaaaaaaaacctaacgcGTTTAGTATGGCCATAATAAAAGTAAGGTACTATTGGTAGATATCCAGTATTAGAGTCATAATAACAAAGTGTCTAATAGCAAGAGCTGAATCTTGCTTTCCAGATTAATTTCAATCTTTTAGTAACCCGAAGTTGTGCTTTGCAGAATTTTAAAGTTGAGAAAAATGTCTAATTTAGTAAAGGAACAGCTTCCTAAATTATACCAGTATTAATAAAAACATGCAACTACTTTCTCAGAATGGACAGAGGGAAATAACCCCCGAATACTTTACCTTGATTGTAACAGGGAATGAGTACAGCAAATCATCAGGAACACCATAGGAATTGCCATCAGAGATAATGCCCATGGACACAAATTCTCCCTGAAAATAACAATGTTTTACATTCTTGGGGGTGCTTAGGGATTAGTTTATGCAACCAAATGACACATGAATTAACAAAACTAAATCTGGCAATGCTTTCTTACTATGTGTGTAACTCCAATACTGTATAGGGAAGCATCACCAGGCACATCCCTGACAGAGTAACTTTTATGGGTATTATCTCACTCCACTCTCCCAATCCCTGTGAAGTAGGCCAGAGAAACGtaatcctcattttataaatgaggaagctCTGGCCCAAtgtaagttttaagaaaaaaaaaaaaaaaaaaaaaaatcatgtccacCAGGTGTGCTAGGTGTTTTCCAGTTTGCTCATCTAATCCTTAACAGCCCTAAGGTAAATGCCACATGAAAGATAACCAAAGGTTAATTAACTTTCCCAAGATTATTCAGCTCATGGGCAGCTGATCTGGGATATAAACCTAACCTGCCTAACTGCATGGTTATGTTCTTTTCATATCACAGCATCAGAGGTCAAAAATCAAAGAGCGGCCTGTGCAAATCACGGAGTCCTCACCTCTGGGGTTCCAAACCAGATGTCTCTGACGTGGTCACAGATGGCTTTTGCAGCAGACATCGCACTGGAGAGCTTTCGAGCTTTGATGACAGCAGCACCACGCTGCTGCACAGTCTGGTTGGGGACAGGCAGAGACAGCATTACTTGATCATGAAAGCACAATTTTCATCACTACCAAAATAACCCTGGAGTGAGAGACCGCAGCCACAGTGTAATGTATTCCCCTCCCAAAATCATACAATTACCCAGCATGGGCCTTACCAACCTATTTGTTATAAGcatgtttttttgaaaaaagaaaactacaaatccACATAGAAAGTTTACTACACTCCACACAGAGAAACGGATCTCTTTATAAAGATTAACTGGAGGACTAGAAGGAACTCTAGTTTTTCCCCACTTTAGCAAGCAATCTTGACTGCCACACAGCAGATCAAATCAGATAGGATCATGAGTGGCTCTGTACGTAGTCATCAGAAAAACTGTGAAAGGTCTGCTCTCCTTGAGAACCACGCCACCAAATGGAGAGACACTTGGAGATGGTCTTGGAGAGACAGGTGGGGTAAGCAATGTGGTGTCTCTCTCCAGAGTTCTCTATGCTTGGCTGTTAAAGAGATTTTTCTTACGGTGATGAATTCTCCCTTGAGCCAGCTGTCATCTTTCAGAGCGTCATAAACACCAACTTCCTTTCCTTGCAGTTTCACCTTGGCGTGGCTGACATCTGGGTACTGAGTTGAGGAATGGTTTCCCCAGATAATGACATTCTTTACATCATCAGAAGTCACACCAAGTTTAAGAGCAATCTagttaaatagaaaacaaatgcatTACTAAGACAAATGCTTTTAATTTCAAACTGTGCCTGTCTGACAAACATCTTTCAGGCCTCTGAAACTTCAAGAGAAGCCATAAGTTTTATCtatctgtattaaaaaaagagagagagagaaagaaatattgcTTGGTAATTTCGTAAAAGCTTAGCagtataaacaaaatgtgaacCTGAAACATTATAGGCTAGAATATTTAAGAGTAGAGACCATCCTACTACAGTTTATGATTAACTTATCAGTACAGGGGGTTTATTAAACACAAAACGCCAACATAAAACACTATGCAAGAGGTTAAGAATATGTAGATgtgatctttgttttgttgtatttacTTGGAGATGTCTTCTCagcacttctgagcaatcaggttAGAGTATGGGAATTTCTCCAAATTTAGGTGaaaattttttatatacacatatctaaATTAGCTATTTTCAAGTAATCTTAAATATGAAATTTTGGAGTTTTGGAAGCCTCTTTTGGAAGAGGCTCAGATTACTAAAAGTATGGTTGTCTTCAATTAGATTAGGAAACCAAAGGAAAGagcttaaataaaatactaaaatgataCCAAATATGAGTTTCTAGCTATAGgtttaaaaagcatttaagaGGACACGTGGCTGGCTCGTTGGGGGAGCATGTGACGCTTGACCTTGGaagtcctgagtttgagccccatgttgggtgtggagattactttaaattaaaaaaatgtaaaaagcaaacaaaaatcactTTAAGATCCTgcatgctggggcgcctgggtggctcagtgggttaagcctctgccttcggctcgggtcatgatctcagggtcctgggctctctactcagcagggagcctgcttacccccccttctctgcctgcctctctgcctactcgtgatctctgtcaaataaataaacaaaatcttaaaaaaaaaaagatcctgcaTGCCTTATAGTCACACATGACTTGACTATCAATTATATCATGTAGTATACTAGCCACAGATAAGGTTCGAAAATTATGTTTTGAAAGAtataaatagggcgcctgggtggctttgtgggttgagcctctgccttcagctcaggtcgtggtctcggggtcctgggatggagccccgcatcgggcttcctgctcggtggggagcctgctctccccctctctctgcctacttgtgatctctctctctgtcaaatatataaataaagtattaaaaaaaaaagatataaataatcaaaatcagTTCACTTATTTTGTTATTCACCTCAAAAGggaatgtgaaaaaagaaattatggttAGTTGTATGCATAATTTGTTCTTAGATAGCCGAATTGTGATGAACCAGAAGGGAATGTTTTAGAAAAaagtttttatgattttatgaggTGATGTATTAGGGTATCGTTGTGGgtgatttttccttcctttaaattatggtaaaaatgagagaaaaaaatagctgCACCAGAGTTCACTGTTTTTGCatgaaaaaagtcagtctcaaAGGTCTCTTACTCACTacatgagtctatttttgtgacattctcaaaatgacaaaattaattGAGATGAAGAACAGACAAATGGTTGTCAGAGCTTAGGAATGGAGAGGGAGTGCATAACTATTATGAGGCAGCATGAGGAGGTTCTCTTACGGGTGATCAAAGAGTTCTGTATCTTCACTGTGGTGATTATAGTAATCTATGTATGTgattaaagacaaagaaatgaatgtaaaaaCTGCAGAAATCTGAGTGAATCTATTAACAGTGTTGTGTGTAGTTTAGTCAATTTCCCAGTTTTAAAAAAGCTCTATAGACATGGAACATGTTACCAATGGGGGAAGTGAGTTGATGCGGATGTGGGATTCTCTGTACTATTTAACTTCTTCTGAGTCTATaattacaccaaaataaaaagtgaaaacaaaatagcAACCAGCCAAACAAAAAGGATACTGATGAAAAAGGCCAATACCTGAAATGTTTGCAGTGACTTGAGTCATCTTTATACCAATTTATTCAGTCAAGTAAGAATCCAAGTGTGTTTACTTTCACTATGACCCTAACATTGAGACTTCTTAAATCCTAGAATAGTTAAAtgattttaattctcttaaaattctgtttttgatatttaaaatcacTTCTCAGCTAAACCCTGCTTCATCTAGAGTTCTGTAAGTATTAGGGCTATTTACCATTTAGTATTAACAAATTAGCTGGACAGTTGGTTTCTAGAGAATCCAGCAACCCATCTGCTTATACCATACAGTGGTATGCTGTGCATTAAGTACCATTTTCTGTGTGTGCCATGACCTTCAAGGACTTGGTTAGAACTGCCCTAACTTCTACTTAGCTAGtatcacaaagaaaaaggaaaatttaccCGAGGCAAGTAACCCAAGATGTCTATTACCAAGAACTTAGAACCTGTAATTTTGCTGAATGTCAGCCCCAACTGCTCCAAAGTATGACGCAGCTACAGGAAACTCCTTACGTTGTCCTGCTGCctacttccattttttattttttcttgagctAATTCACTTCTGAGTGGATAGCAAAGTCGATACTTTGCAGATGCAGTCTCTGAATTTCATTCGTGTTAGAGCTAGTCTAAATTAACATGTATCCAGGATTCCACTTCCTTGCTCCCTTAGACCTTTCACATCTAACATGTAGTTCTGTTAAACAGTTTTGGACTAATTCTCCAGCCCAGTAATTCCTCCTGCTCCTCCGCACCCCTATACCAGCTATTAGTTTTATTGCCAAAATACCCTGTCGGCATTCATATACAGCTCTGGTTTGCAAATACACAGGGGAATTCTGCAGGTGATGAACAGTCACTAGGGAGCTAGGTCTTCTGACTTCCAAAATGAATTATGTAAGGCTAGCAACATTTATGTAAGAAATTAAGTCTTTGAGCTTGTTATTTTTCTCACTGGATGAATAACTCCTACAGGAAGAAAAAACCGCTTTTTCAAAAACTTGCCAAAAGTTCTCACTATGCCAGACTGACATACCGGAACATATGCCAAAAGTTAAAGTCTAACAAGACTAccacttctctctttcctcactcAGACTTTTGCCCCTACAGGGAGAACTGTTTTGGGCACTGGGACAAAGTGTCACTTAGTAGTACCTCTGGAAGCAGAATTTTCCAGTGCCTGCCTCCACCAATGCCTCAGCTGAAACAGCAAAAACCAAGTTTTTCAGTGGAGTCATTTTACCTCTTTTCCCCTGTTGCA
Protein-coding sequences here:
- the MDH1 gene encoding malate dehydrogenase, cytoplasmic — protein: MSEPIRVLVTGAAGQIAYSLLYSIGNGSVFGKDQPIILVLLDITPMMGVLDGVLMELQDCALPLLKDVIATDKEDVAFKDLDVAILVGSMPRRDGMERKDLLKANVKIFKCQGAALEKYAKKSVKVIVVGNPANTNCLTAAKSAPSIPKENFSCLTRLDHNRAKAQIALKLGVTSDDVKNVIIWGNHSSTQYPDVSHAKVKLQGKEVGVYDALKDDSWLKGEFITTVQQRGAAVIKARKLSSAMSAAKAICDHVRDIWFGTPEGEFVSMGIISDGNSYGVPDDLLYSFPVTIKNKTWKIVEGLTINDFSREKMDLTAKELAEEKETAFEFLSSA